In Thermosipho africanus Ob7, the genomic stretch TAAAGATGATACTTTTTTGATAATTTTCTCTAGAATTCTTGATATGTTTTCATTTCCAATATCATTTTTTGTTAACTTTATAGATATTTTCTCTTCTTCTTCTTCAAAGTATCCATTAAAAACAGTCAAATTTACACTTTCTCTACCAATTCTAATTCCAATACTTTTCCAAAAATTCTTGTCCATCTTGATTATATGTTTAGGTCTTCCTACAGTTTCACTTTCGCTTTTTAATACAGTAATATACCCTTTCTTTTTTAAATTGTCCGATATATACGAAAGGGTGGAAGGAGTAACTTTTAAAGATTTTTGCAGTTGATTTCTGTAGGCTTCGTTTTTAAAGAGTAGGTTTAACAGTATTTTTTTTGAATTATTTAATTTCAACTGATAACCTCCTTTATAACTTTTAAATACCTTTTTAGATGTGAAGTAGTTAAAAATTTCTCTTTAACTACTTTTCTAGCGTTTCTGCCTAATTGTTTCCTTAGGCTTTCATTTGTTATTAATTCATATATTGCATCAGCAAGTTCTTTTATATCATTTCTTAAAAAACCATTAAACCCATCTACTACTTGTACTTTCACACCGCCTACTGGTCTTGCTACCACAGGATTTTGTTTCCAGAGCATTTCAGATATTACAAGCCCAAACCCTTCTTTTGTTGCAGTGTGCAATCCAACTGTTGATATAGTTTGAAAAGCATTAACTTCTATATGTCCAACACCCTTTAGATCAGTTAGAAAGTGAATATCAGGATCAGTGCCAGCGTATCTTAATATATCTTCAAATAATATCCATCCTTCGGGATCATCTTTAGCCATGGCTGAAACGATGAGTAATTGTATGTCAACTTTTTCTTTTAAAATCCTATATACATCAATAGCACTTTTTAAATCTTTCCATGGATCAAACCTTGCAACCACTGTAACAATAGGTCTATTTAGGTCAATATTATACTTTAAAGCAATTTCTTCAATTACTTTTTTTGGAAGTTGCTTGTTTTTATCACTTAATGGATCTATACTTGGAGGAAATTCAATAGCTATTTGTTTAAATGGCTCTTGAACATATTCATTTAAGTGAAATAAAGCTTTTGAGTATTTATCTGCTGCTTTGTAAGTAATTCTATTCCAAACATTAAAATTTGGATTTGAAGTATCAATATGACATCTCCATATATACTTTCCATCTTTAAATAAAGGTATAAAAAATGGTTGAGGATCATGAATTATAACAGCGTCGGCATCCAAATTTAACTTTTTTGCATTATCTTTATTAACCTTTTCAAAGAGTTCAAATTCATTATCTGAGATATCAATATCGGCTCCTTGAAAAGCATTATGAAGTTTTTTTGTAACATTAAAAAATTCATTTGGTGCTTCTAAAACTTCCCAAGATGTATTTAAACCTAGATCATTCATTAATGGGGCTAAAGTATAGAGTAACTCTGCAACTCCGCCTCCATATGAAGTGGCGTTTACGTGGACAACTTTAAGACCCTTTAATTCTTTTGAAAGTTCTATCAACTCTTCAACCTCTTCTTTTGCCACTGTATTGTAGTCGCTAATTTTTCTTACAGGCAGTTCTACTCTCATGTTTTCTCCTCCTTTAATTCGAATTTCGAAAAAATTATATCACAGTCCAAAAAAATACAAAAATGACTAATCACAGAAAATAGGTAGAAAATTTCAGTTAGTAAAGTTATATCGAGAATAAAAAGATATTTTGCTTACTTTTGAATAAAATGTATTGATTAAAATGTAAACTTTTTCATTTTTCGTTTTGGTAAAATAATTAAAATTAGAGGCGATTATTTGATATTATTTGAAAATATTTTGTTTTATTAATGGTTTAGAAAGATGTATGCGATGTGATATTATAAATTCGAAAATCGAAAAAATATTTATGATTTATTTCTAATAAGGAGGTGGAAGTATGAAAAGGCTGTTTGTTTTATTTTCTTTGCTTTTAGTTTTTGCTTTATCATTTTCAATTACCACTATTACTATGACTTCTGGAGGTGTGGGAAAGGAACTAGAAGTTTTGTATGCACAATTAAAAGAATTTATGAAGCAAAATCCTGACATTGTTGTTACGGTAATTCCAATGCCTGATTCTTCTACAGAAAGGCATGATTTGTACGTTACTTATTTGGCAGCTGGTGAAAGTGATCCAGATGTTTTAATGCTGGATGTAATTTGGCCTCCAGAATTTGCTCCATTTTTAGAAGACCTAACAGATGACTATAATTATTTTGAACTTGATAAGTTTTTGCCAGGAACTGTAAAATCTGTTACCGTTGATGGAAAAATTGTTGCGGTGCCTTGGTTTACTGATGCAGGACTTTTGTATTACAGAAAGGATTTATTAGAAAAGTATGGATATGATCATCCACCTCAAACATGGGATGAACTTGTAGAAATGGCGCAAAAGATTTCCAAGGCAGAAGGTATTGAAGGATTTGTCTGGCAAGGTGCAAGATATGAGGGGCTTGTTTGTGATTTTATGGAATATGTCTGGTCATTTGGAACAGATGTTTTGGATGAAAATGGTAATGTAATTATTAATAACCCAAAAGCTATTGACGCATTAAAATTCATGGTTGATTTAATTTACAAGTATAGAATTTCACCTGAAGGTGTTACAACGTATATGGAAGAAGATGCAAGAAGAATATTCCAAACAGGAAATGCAGTATTTATGAGAAACTGGCCATATGCATGGTCACTTGCTAATAGTGATGATTCACCAATTAAAGGTAAGGTTGGAATTGCTCCGCTTCCAAAGGGACCTGGCCCAGATGGAAAACATGCAGCAACATTGGGTGGATGGAATCTTGGAATAAATGTATATTCTTCTCCAAAAGAAAAAGAAGCTGCTAAAAAACTTATAAAGTTCTTAACAAGTTCAGAGCAACAACTTTATAAGGCAGTAAATGCAGGTCAAAATCCAACAAGAAAAGAAGTTTATAACAAACCAGAATTGAAAGAAGCTAATCCATTTATGGTTGAATTGTTTGATGTATTTATTAATGCACTTCCAAGACCAAGAACAGCAAGTTATGCAGAAGTTTCCGATGCTATCCAAAGATATGTACATGCTGCATTAACAAGGGAATTAACACCTGAGCAAGCAATTTCAAGACTAGAAAAAGAGCTAAAAATGTTGCTTGGAAAATAAATTTGTGGGGGACTTTCCCCCCACAATTTATAAAGAGGTGAGTATATGCAGAGGAAGGAGCCATTAATTGCTTTTTGGATGATTTTGCCGGCTATATTAGTCATCTCAGTGATTGCATTTTTTCCACTTTTTAAAACGTTCTATGATAGTTTTTATTCATTTAGTCTAAACCCAAGATTTCCTAGACAATTTGTTGGATTTGGTAATTATATAAGGCTTTTCAATGATTATAGATTTTGGGATGCACTAAAAACTACAATAATTTTTACTCTCGTTTCAGTTGCACTAGAAACAATTTTGGGTTTAATGATTGCCTTGATAGTTAATCAGGATTTTAAATTTCGTGGGGCTGTAAGGGCTGCTATGCTTATTCCTTGGGCAATTCCAACAGCAATATCTTCTCAGATGTGGAGATGGATGTTTAATGATCAATTTGGGATTATGTCCAGGTTTTATGAAGCACTTCATATAATAGAGCCTGGAACTCCAATTCTTGGAAGACCAAATTTAGCACTTTGGGCTATTATACAAGTAGATGTTTGGAAAACAACACCTTTTATGGCTCTTTTAATATTGGCTGGTTTGCAATTGATCCCAGAGCAGTTGTATGAAGCAGCAAAAATTGATGGGGCCAATATGATTCAAAGATTTTTTAAAATTACATTGCCACAGCTGGCTCCTACCATAGCTGTTGCTTTAATTTTTAGAACATTGGATGCGTTAAGGGTTTTTGATGTTGTCTATGTTATGACTCGTGGAAGTGTAGGTACAGAAACTTTGTCGGTTTACAATAGAGTATTGTTAATGGATAGAGCATTTACAAGTGCTTCATTTGGGTACGGTTCTTCATTGTCAGTTATAATTTTTCTATTAATCTCAATTTTTGCAATTATTTATATTAAATCATTAAAGCTCCAGTTTGATTAAGGAGTGTGAAGAAAATGCAGGCAAAAAAGATAATTTATAGATTTATATTGTATTTCTTGGTTGCTATCATTTTGATATGGTGTATTTTTCCTTTTTATTGGGCAATAATATCATCTTTAAAGCCAGATAAGGATTTGTTTGAAGTTTATCCTTCTTTGTTTCCTAAAAGAATAACTTTTGAAAACTATATTAAAGTATTTACTGAAAGACCTTTTCATATTAATATTTTAAATAGCGTAATTGTTGCAGGTGTCACAACGCTTGCCTCACTTTTGATAGGTTCTCTTGCAGCATACGCCATTGCAAGGTTAAGATTTAAGGGTAAAGTAATAGTAATGTCTTTGATATTAGCTGTTAGCATGTTCCCTCAGGTTTCCATATTAGGTTCACTGTTTGTTCTTTTGAGAAAAATGCATTTAATAAATACATATCCTGGTTTGATACTACCGTATATAGCTATTACTTTGCCTTTAACAACATGGATTTTGCAAAATTTCTTTAGAGAATTACCAAAAGAAGTTGAAGAATCAGCAGCTATTGATGGATGTTCAAGATTAAGAACACTATGGTCAATAGTTCTTCCTATGGCGGCTCCTGGACTTGTTGCAACTGGATTGTTGACCTTTATTTCAGCATGGAATGAATTTTTATTTGCTCTAACGTTTATGCAGCGCCCTGAAAAGTACACTGTTCCTGTAGCGATTGCACTTTTTAAGGGAGCCTCACAATATGAGATTCCTTGGGGTCAAATAATGGCTGCTGCTGTAATTGTAACTACTCCGTTGGTTATTCTGGTTTTGATTTTCCAAAAAAGGATTATTGCCGGTCTTTCAGCTGGTTCTGTGAAAGGGTGATATTTTGAAAAATTTAACTGTTAAGAAATTTAATGATTTTTACGATGAAGGTAAATTAACTTCTGAAAGACTGGTTGAGTTTTATCTTGAACGTATTTCAAAAATTAATTTGAACGCAATTCTTGAAATTAATCCTGATGCACTTTTTATTGCAAGAGCTTTAGATAGAGAGCGAAGAAACGGTAAAAAAAGGAGTAATTTACATGGAATCCCTGTTATTATTAAGGGAAATATTGATACTAATGATAAAATGCAAACTACAGCAGGTGCTAAAGCTTTGGAAGGAAATTTTGCAAGTTCCGATGCTTTTATAGTTAAAAAGTTAAGAGAAGCCGGCTGTGTAATCATAGGTAAGGCAAATTTGACAGAATTTGCAAATTTTGTATCTTTTAAAATGCCAAATGGATATAGTAGATTGGGAGGACAGACTAGAAATCCTTATGGAGATTTTGACACTGGTGGTTCAAGTTCTGGCTCAGCAGTTGCAATTGCTGCAGATTTAGCACTTCTTTCGATAGGAACTGAAACTTCGGGTTCTATTCTTTCGCCTTCTAGTATGAATTCTTGCGTTGGTTTAAAGCCAACTGTAGGTACAGTAAGCAGGACAGGTATTATACCAATTTCATTCACACAGGATACTGCAGGACCAATAACAAGAACGGTAGAAGATGCTTTTGAATTGTTTAAGGTGATTTTTGGATATGACCATAAAGATCCTGCAACATACTTTATTAAAAATTTTTCTTTTGATAGTAAAATAGAAATTATTCATGATTTATATGGTATGAAATTTGGTTATACAGATCAAATATTTGAATGGATGAATAAGGAGTTAGTGGATATATTTTTGGAAAATTTAAAAAAGATTGAAAAATTGGGTGGGAAGGTTAAAAAAGTAGAATTTAAAAATCTTAACAAAATAAATAACATAGAAGTTTTATATTATGAGTTTAAATTGGGGATTAATAATTATCTAAAAGATAAAAATTTAAAGGTTAAAACGTTGAGTGATATTATAAAGTATAATTTTGAAAATAGAGATGCAATACCCTATGGGCAGAATATCTTGCTTAATTCAGATGCAACTGATATTAAAGATGGAAGATACATAGAATATCTTTTAAATGATAGAAAGTATGCAAAAGGTGAGATAGATAGATTATTTAATGAAAATGTTCTTGATGCTCTGTTGTTCCCAGCAAATTATGGTGCACACATTACAGCAAAAGCACAGTATCCGTCAATTGTTGTTCCAGCAGGCTTTACTGAGAAAGGACCTTTTGGCCTTACTTTTTCAGCACGGGCATTCGAAGAAAGTAAGTTATTTTCCATTGCTTTACTATTTGAAAGAAGTTTTTCAGAAAGAAAACTTCCAGATATAGATTAGATTTTAAAAATAGCCCTTTTAGATGAATTAGTAAAAAAGGAATGGCAAAAGCCATTCCTTTTTGTTATATATAAATAACTTTATTTAATAAGAAATGTCTTCTAATATACCGTATCCTTTTCTTGCATCCTTTTCAATGAAAACTTCGATGGTGTGAGTTGCACTTGGTGAGTCACTTTCAAATGCAATTATCCAACTTGATTGAACATATTCTAATATTCCAAGAGTTGTTAAATCAACATTTCCGGAATAATCAGTATATTTTATTATACCACCTGTTTTTTGAACTATTTCTCTAGGATCATCTGGAGATGTATAGTCTGTTGTTGAGTCACTATACCAACC encodes the following:
- a CDS encoding carbohydrate ABC transporter permease produces the protein MQRKEPLIAFWMILPAILVISVIAFFPLFKTFYDSFYSFSLNPRFPRQFVGFGNYIRLFNDYRFWDALKTTIIFTLVSVALETILGLMIALIVNQDFKFRGAVRAAMLIPWAIPTAISSQMWRWMFNDQFGIMSRFYEALHIIEPGTPILGRPNLALWAIIQVDVWKTTPFMALLILAGLQLIPEQLYEAAKIDGANMIQRFFKITLPQLAPTIAVALIFRTLDALRVFDVVYVMTRGSVGTETLSVYNRVLLMDRAFTSASFGYGSSLSVIIFLLISIFAIIYIKSLKLQFD
- a CDS encoding glycosyltransferase; the encoded protein is MRVELPVRKISDYNTVAKEEVEELIELSKELKGLKVVHVNATSYGGGVAELLYTLAPLMNDLGLNTSWEVLEAPNEFFNVTKKLHNAFQGADIDISDNEFELFEKVNKDNAKKLNLDADAVIIHDPQPFFIPLFKDGKYIWRCHIDTSNPNFNVWNRITYKAADKYSKALFHLNEYVQEPFKQIAIEFPPSIDPLSDKNKQLPKKVIEEIALKYNIDLNRPIVTVVARFDPWKDLKSAIDVYRILKEKVDIQLLIVSAMAKDDPEGWILFEDILRYAGTDPDIHFLTDLKGVGHIEVNAFQTISTVGLHTATKEGFGLVISEMLWKQNPVVARPVGGVKVQVVDGFNGFLRNDIKELADAIYELITNESLRKQLGRNARKVVKEKFLTTSHLKRYLKVIKEVIS
- a CDS encoding ABC transporter substrate-binding protein; the protein is MKRLFVLFSLLLVFALSFSITTITMTSGGVGKELEVLYAQLKEFMKQNPDIVVTVIPMPDSSTERHDLYVTYLAAGESDPDVLMLDVIWPPEFAPFLEDLTDDYNYFELDKFLPGTVKSVTVDGKIVAVPWFTDAGLLYYRKDLLEKYGYDHPPQTWDELVEMAQKISKAEGIEGFVWQGARYEGLVCDFMEYVWSFGTDVLDENGNVIINNPKAIDALKFMVDLIYKYRISPEGVTTYMEEDARRIFQTGNAVFMRNWPYAWSLANSDDSPIKGKVGIAPLPKGPGPDGKHAATLGGWNLGINVYSSPKEKEAAKKLIKFLTSSEQQLYKAVNAGQNPTRKEVYNKPELKEANPFMVELFDVFINALPRPRTASYAEVSDAIQRYVHAALTRELTPEQAISRLEKELKMLLGK
- a CDS encoding amidase family protein — translated: MKNLTVKKFNDFYDEGKLTSERLVEFYLERISKINLNAILEINPDALFIARALDRERRNGKKRSNLHGIPVIIKGNIDTNDKMQTTAGAKALEGNFASSDAFIVKKLREAGCVIIGKANLTEFANFVSFKMPNGYSRLGGQTRNPYGDFDTGGSSSGSAVAIAADLALLSIGTETSGSILSPSSMNSCVGLKPTVGTVSRTGIIPISFTQDTAGPITRTVEDAFELFKVIFGYDHKDPATYFIKNFSFDSKIEIIHDLYGMKFGYTDQIFEWMNKELVDIFLENLKKIEKLGGKVKKVEFKNLNKINNIEVLYYEFKLGINNYLKDKNLKVKTLSDIIKYNFENRDAIPYGQNILLNSDATDIKDGRYIEYLLNDRKYAKGEIDRLFNENVLDALLFPANYGAHITAKAQYPSIVVPAGFTEKGPFGLTFSARAFEESKLFSIALLFERSFSERKLPDID
- a CDS encoding carbohydrate ABC transporter permease, with product MQAKKIIYRFILYFLVAIILIWCIFPFYWAIISSLKPDKDLFEVYPSLFPKRITFENYIKVFTERPFHINILNSVIVAGVTTLASLLIGSLAAYAIARLRFKGKVIVMSLILAVSMFPQVSILGSLFVLLRKMHLINTYPGLILPYIAITLPLTTWILQNFFRELPKEVEESAAIDGCSRLRTLWSIVLPMAAPGLVATGLLTFISAWNEFLFALTFMQRPEKYTVPVAIALFKGASQYEIPWGQIMAAAVIVTTPLVILVLIFQKRIIAGLSAGSVKG